Proteins encoded together in one Lathyrus oleraceus cultivar Zhongwan6 chromosome 5, CAAS_Psat_ZW6_1.0, whole genome shotgun sequence window:
- the LOC127083632 gene encoding aquaporin TIP2-1 codes for MARILFGSFVDSFSVTSRKAYIAEFISTLIFVYAGVGSAIAYGKLTSDAALDPSGLLAIAICHGFALFVAVSVGANVSGGHVNPAVTFGMALGGQITIVNGIFYWIAQLLGSIVACFLLKFATGGLKIPVHSIASGVGASEVVVTEIMITFGLVYTVYATAADPKKGSIGTIAPIAIGFIVGANILAAGPFSGGSMNPARSFGPAVVSGDYHNNWIYWVGPLAGGGLAGLIYTHLFNICPLNDHVTLVK; via the exons ATGGCTCGCATATTATTTGGAAGTTTTGTTGATTCTTTCAGTGTGACCTCCAGGAAGGCGTATATTGCTGAGTTCATCTCAACTTTGATCTTTGTTTATGCTGGTGTTGGTTCAGCCATAGCCTATG GTAAGTTGACATCAGATGCAGCTCTTGATCCTTCTGGGTTATTAGCTATTGCTATTTGCCATGGTTTTGCTCTATTTGTTGCTGTTTCTGTTGGAGCCAACGTTTCTGGTGGCCATGTAAACCCTGCTGTGACCTTTGGAATGGCTCTTGGAGGACAGATCACAATCGTCAATGGAATCTTCTACTGGATTGCACAGCTTCTTGGCTCCATAGTCGCATGCTTCCTCCTCAAGTTTGCTACAGGTGGCTTG AAAATTCCTGTCCATAGTATTGCATCTGGTGTTGGAGCTAGTGAAGTAGTTGTTACAGAGATTATGATAACATTTGGATTGGTGTACACAGTGTATGCAACAGCAGCTGATCCTAAGAAAGGTTCAATAGGGACAATTGCACCCATTGCTATTGGTTTCATTGTTGGTGCAAATATCTTAGCTGCAGGACCATTCTCTGGTGGATCAATGAATCCAGCACGTTCTTTTGGGCCAGCAGTTGTTAGTGGTGACTACCATAACAACTGGATTTATTGGGTTGGACCCCTTGCTGGTGGTGGTTTGGCTGGTCTCATCTATACCCATCTCTTCAATATTTGTCCCTTAAACGACCATGTAACTTTGGTTAAATGA
- the LOC127082587 gene encoding uncharacterized protein LOC127082587 gives MNEPNDGYVDLSIPEEFLIDNFSHPIEAIIERDENEYFSSDSIDRSAATDFDAFEHLTPEFLNALKTSGLPNHSIKLKISVTIMLMRNLDQSKGLCNGTRLTVTMFANHVIEAKIISEKNLGNIIYISKMSLSPSQSPWSFKLVRRQFFIIVSFAMTINKSQGQSLDNVGLYLPNDVFSHN, from the exons ATGAATGAGCCTAACGATGGTTATGTTGACCTTTCAATACCTGAAGAGTTTCTAATTGATAACTTTTCACATCCTATTGAGGCTATTATTGAGA GAGACGAAAATGAATACTTTAGTAGTGATTCTATTGATAGATCTGCAGCTACAGATTTTGATGCTTTTGAGCACTTGACTCCTGAATTTCTTAATGCTCTTAAAACTTCTGGTTTGCCAAATCATTCAATCAAGTTGAAGATCAGTGTCACTATTATGTTGATGCGGAACTTAGATCAATCTAAAGGCTTATGCAATGGTACAAGATTAACTGTAACAATGTTTGCTAATCATGTCATTGAGGCTAAGATCATTTCAGAAAAGAATTTAGGTAACATCATTTATATTTCTAAAATGTCTTTGTCCCCTTCACAATCACCATGGTCATTCAAATTGGTGAGAAGACAATTCTTCATTATTGTTTCTTTTGCTATGACAATTAACAAATCTCAAGGACAATCTTTAGACAATGTTGGTTTATACCTTCCAAATGATGTTTTTAGTCATAATTAA